In Crassostrea angulata isolate pt1a10 chromosome 4, ASM2561291v2, whole genome shotgun sequence, one genomic interval encodes:
- the LOC128181191 gene encoding 8-oxo-dGDP phosphatase NUDT18-like has translation MADASPNLSCTETNKSEPGGDIEADLQKILNGQHVPVNHIAVGLDRIGNFVPKTKKTVYYIVGAILINDAGQILMIQEAKYSCYGQWYLPCGRVEREESFVEACKREVEEEAGLTFEPTTLLCVEYGSGYYYRLTFTGHVTGGKLKTLEHKDKESLQAEWIDPVHIQNKLLPIRAKDILPLIKLGYKHWERTVEQRFRPCLPLLYKHKHIINRPLIVQKMSDSEIYVLVNSEGGSHFPCGVDFSRTPSALLTAYFILKEAIGNTKGFKPRICGLVNLEYGGQPGSKEDGICFSILVSLDAPKLPELENSVYKWIKVQDSALIQNIVLLFEDGKSVPFIDLSAGRS, from the exons ATGGCCGATGCTTCCCCAAATCTGAGTTGTACAGAAACAAACAAGTCGGAACCAGGGGGTGATATAGAGGCAGACTTGCAGAAAATCCTCAATGGCCAACATGTTCCCGTGAATCACATTGCTGTGGGATTAGACAGAATAG GTAATTTTGTCCCTAAAACCAAAAAGACTGTGTACTACATTGTGGGTGCCATCCTCATCAATGATGCTGGTCAGATTCTGATGATCCAGGAAGCCAAGTATTCCTGTTACGGACAATGGTACCTGCCCTGTGGACGTGTGGAGAGGGAGGAGAGCTTTGTG GAGGCTTGCAAGAGGGAGGTGGAGGAGGAAGCAGGTTTAACCTTTGAACCCACAACCTTACTTTGTGTAGAATATGGCTCAGGGTATTACTATAGGCTGACATTCACAGGGCATGTAACag gTGGGAAACTGAAAACCCTGGAGCACAAAGATAAGGAGTCGCTACAGGCAGAGTGGATAGACCCTGTACACATACAGAACAAGTTACTTCCCATCAG AGCCAAGGACATTCTTCCATTGATCAAACTTGGGTACAAACACTGGGAGAGAACTGTGGAACAGCGCTTCAGACCCTGCCTACCTCTGTTGTACAAACATAAACATATTATCAACAGGCCCCTCATTGTGCAGAAAATGTCAGATAG TGAGATCTATGTATTGGTGAACTCTGAAGGTGGATCACACTTCCCCTGTGGTGTAGATTTCAGTAGGACCCCATCAGCTCTTCTGACAGCTTACTTTATACTTAAG GAGGCTATAGGAAACACAAAGGGGTTCAAACCCCGGATCTGTGGCCTGGTCAACCTGGAATACGGTGGACAACCAGGTAGTAAAGAGGACGGAATTTGTTTCTCCATTCTAGTTTCTCTCGATGCACCAAAACTTCCTGAACTGGAAAACTCAGTGTATAAGTGGATAAAAGTCCAGGACTCAGCTCTGATTCAGAACATTGTCTTACTGTTTGAGGATGGGAAAAGTGTGCCCTTCATTGACTTAAGTGCTGGGAGATCCTAG